TTGCTATCCCGTGATGGCGGCTCATTAAAAAGCGCAGGTTGCCTTGAATCATTTACCGAGTATGTCAAGATGGGATTGATAGACCGGAATCTTGTTCGATATCTCACTGTACGTGCCCGCTTCGGATTATGATGTAGATGAAGCTGATAACTTTAAAGCCTGAGCCTAGGAGCGTAGAGGAGATCAAACCCTTCAAAAGGTCTTTCGTCCTCGCTTCCAACGAGTCTTCGAATGCCTCCGCCAAGGTTGTTGAGAATTCTGAAACCCATTCCTCGGCTGAGGCGGGAGAATCTCAAGCAAAAACAGAAAACTCGTCCCAATTAACTCCAAGTGAATCACAATAGACTCGATCATTGATAATATAATAGCACAGTCATACAACATATACAATACCTCCAGTACAAGGTATCCCCCGTGACGCCTCTAAACACCCATGGCGGCCAACCATCTCCTCGCACCATCGGCGCTTCCCCCTCTatttccacttcttcctccggGAGCTGCCAAGACGGATGGTATAAGCGGATtggcagaggcggaagaCTCTTTACGGTTCTTGGCGGCAGCACGCACTACAGGGAATTAGTCAATTTCGGTCAAGAGTGCAAGGGTCGAGAGGAACGAACCGCAGGCGGATATTTCATTGATATTTGTCTCGAGCACGAGTCCACCTTGTATAATTTCAGATAAAACATGATATACCTGTAAAGCATGATCAGATCAGAGGGATACACAGTTCGACTGTATATTGAACTCACTTCATCAAAATGGAAGATCAGATCCAATTCACACACATTCTCAAATGCTCGATCTAATGACTCTACAAAGACCTATAAGACCTGTCAGCTCCGAACAGCTCTCAAAAAGCGTGTACGCTCACCTGAATCAAGTCCAAAATACCTAGCTCACTTTCCGCTCCATCAACCACAAAAACAAAGTACAGTGTCGCATAATGTCTGTAAATTACCCTCGTATcgtcctccatctctttcacctcTTGTCCTTTCCTCTCACCTTCCAGTCCCAGAgcatccctctcctcctgccTAGTCTTCACCATAGATTTGGGTGTGGGGAACACAAGATCAGGCGCGTCAAGGAAATTGCACACACCAGCTGGACGGTCGGAGATAAGTGAGAAGATCTGGGAGATGAGCGATTGCTGAACGAGTGGAGGGAGCGGGGTGAAGAATTTGGAGAGTCGGGGCTTTCCGTTGGTGTTGAATATTAGGACGACGTGGATCATATTGAAGTGTAGGTAAAGGTGTGTCAATAGGTTCACAGAATGATTAAATTATAATCTATCCATTCACCGTCCGTGTGCGCGAGATGACGAGGCACCTCACGCAGTGGATCATTCAATATGTCATATAATATTGTACATTTTTCGGCCATACATATGGCGAGATGTGTGAGTGGTCTAAACAGCTGTCTTAAGGTAATCGAGTATTACGTAAGAATCGGCAGTCCTCCGGGGCGTGGGTTCGAATCCCACTCTCGTCAAaatctttttgtttttgctttttgttTCCATAAGAGTCGGCCAGGCGTTCTACAGACTGTGCATCACATTCTTTGGGATTTCGAGGACTTTTCACTACTTTTTCTCGAATATCTTCACTTTGTATGTACTCGTGGCTACCCCATAACAACGTTGACAACAATTTTCCGTCTCTGTTGCTGATGTTATAACTCGAGTCTTCACTTGTGTCAAGCGCTACGTACAAAATATCATTAAGCTTCCAAGTGAACGGTGGTTTTTGCCTGACTCAACTCCCATCACAATAGTTGACGACACATATTTTAGCAAAATGTTCTGCTGCGTCCTTTCGTAGTCCTTTATAGTATTTGTATTTATTTTGGTACAGATATCAGAAATATGTTCTGTGCCTTTCTTTGGCGCTCATGTGTAAAACCTGACTGGATACCATTCCATGCTCCTGGCACGTGCCGACTtcggggaagaagggggatAAAATAACTCAAAGTAACGAAATTATCATGCTTCTGTTGGAAATAATCTACAGGCTTTAGCAGTTGGCTGGGGCATCGAAGGTGCACAGGAGGCCACCAGATCAGGTAGGCGAGGAATGAGGGCATATCATTCTTCTGTCGGTCATGCTATTATTGGTCCAACAGAGATTTCTGAATTTAacgagagagatgagacaGGGAAACCATGTTCATTTCCATTTGGAGTTACTGCATCCACCTACTATAGAAGAACCCAGAGTAGACTTTTGTTCAAAGCGACAGAGGAGAATCAGGATGTAGACTACGAGGCTCTgagtgggaagaagaacagtaTTCTATTTACTGTAGGCTATCAGCATGATCAGGTTGAAGTTTCCGGTTACTATTTCTATTCGTACTGGACTCGAGAGCAAAATATGGAGTCGTTTGATAGTCGTCCTGTCACATATATGAGTGAAGCTCGCTCGTTTGGCTTCAATGTCGACTATACAATGAGATATCATAACAGATAACGGTACACACAAGAGCCTTTATAGCAGCTTTGGCTTATTGTCCCTGTACAAGCGTTGAATGTTCCCCGGCAGTGGTCTCCTCCAAATCGATTAATGGTTTTCCAAAGTCATCAATATCGAGTGCCTTCTGCCTACGCTTCCAAACAAGGCAAATCACCTGCGGCTTCAGTCAGTACCATATTAACCAAGTTAAACACCATCACATACCAAAAGGGCGCCTTGCATTGCTCCCGTTACTGCGTACGGCAGCCAGCTTGTCCAATTAGTCCCAGGCCTAATTACCAGGCTCAGGACAAACAACACGCTGCCCGGCACTTGAATAGCCATTGTCCCCAGGCTGAGGGCACCAACCAACTTTGCCTTATATGTTTTGTGTATCTGAGGAGCATATTGAAAGACGGCGAGGATTGTGGCAGACACGCCCAAAAACGTAGCAAGGAGGCGAAGTAGGGGGTGAGGAGGTATggttggaggaagattaAACAAGAGAGCAAGGGCGAGGAGTGAGAGAAGCCCACTGGGGTCGTAATTAGATACTTTCACACGGCTGAGGGAGATCAACTCACAGATGAAGAGCTACAACGACACCAAGAGTCACCGCTAAGCGCCACTCAGGCGTTGTTGTGATTTTAGCTTTATTTggttcctcttcatcgtgTTCTTGACCTTGGACGGCTCCATAGTCAGCCTCTGCTACTAAGCAGTCTGACGAAGCCACGGGTATGACTCTTTCGTACTTGAGGTGCTTCGGGAAATAGATGAGATAGAGTACTAATCTGATATCGTCGGAGTCAGGTGAGAACCCGTGTTCTTAAGTATATATGTCTAACCCACatgatggtgaagaggatCCACTGGAGAGTGACTTGTAAAAAGCCGAGAAGAGATTCAAAACAACTACCAGCGCTCTGATCAACAATCAGCGCATCGTGTTGTTAGCTCAGCCGTTCAGCAAGACCAACCAAAATTCGACAACACCGAAACAAAGGCCATTGCACGATGAGAATATTGAGCATTGCAGAAGCTGATGAAGTTGCTCCCAGAAGCAAAAACCACTACCACCATGCAATGAGTGGCTGCTTTACTCGATAgacaaaatcaaaatcgAACTTACTGGGGAGAACCCTTCAGATGATTTGGCTGAAATAATCCTAATATGCTGAAGGTTGAAAGTGAGTAAAAAATCTACGATGTCTTCACTATGCTTACCTGTGGGAGGTAACTGATGATTAATCCAGTACATAGCCCAAGCGATAACAATAGGGTTAGGACATTGTGATTCTATACCTTTGATGAGTGTTTTGCAGTCGCTGGACATATTCCCACATTCAGCTTACATTCTGGCATTGGGAAACGTCTGGAGGAGGTTTCATCATCTCGACAAGCTGCTCTTTCTGCTTCAGAAGACGCTACTAGAGAACAATCTGGCGATTTGTTATTGTGTAGTTGCCATCCGTCCGTCGGCTCATCCATGGCATCATCGATCATCGACAGGCCGGTGGCGGCCTTAGCCGAAAAAGTCCATAAAACGGAATCAAATAAACGCCACACTTGGAACCCATAAATATCCGCAAAACTCCGATCGTCAAACTCACGGAGGCTGCCTCCTGATTTTTCGCGCGCAATATCAAAatcaccttctcctcatccatcaactACTTTCGTCAAAATGGTCAGTGCAGCACCATTGCAGACATGAAGAATCAAGAGAATTGTCACTGACATGAAGATCTATAGGCCCCCAAGAAGGTTCGAGCCCCCCAGGAAGCTGCTGTCTCTCTCGGTCCCCAGGTCGCTGAGGGTGAGAACGTCTTCGGCGTTGCTCACATCTTTGCTTCGTATGTCGACTTGGTTTTTACGGAAGAGTGTCTTGGGACAGGCAACGTTAACACTAGATGTTTAGCTTCAACGACACTTTCGTCCACGTTACCGACTTGACCGGCAAGGAGACCATCTCCCGAGTCACTGGTGGTATGAAGGTTAAGGCTGACCGTGACGAGTCTTCCGTACGtcaattttttttctgttGCAAACTTTGTGCTTATTCATTGGACCACAGCCTTACGCTGCGATGCTTGCCGCTCAGGACGTTGCCGCTAAGTGCAAGGAGGTCGGCATTACCGCTCTCCACGTCAAGCTCCGTGCTACTGGTGGTACCGGCACCAAGCAGCCCGGTCCCGGTGGTCAGGCCGCTCTCCGAGCCCTCGCCCGTGCCGGTATGAGGATCGGTCGAATTGAGGACGTTACCCCTACTCCTTCTGACTCCaccaggaggaagggtggTAGGCGTGGTAGGAGGTTGTAAGCTGCTTGCGGCTATGCAACCTTGGGTGCTCTTTTAAGGTCGCTGCAGAGCACGCATTTATGGCTTACGGATGCGATGGTAGACGTGATGTCATGATCCCGTGGCTCGCTGCGTTTTGAAATTCTTTTGTTACAGTTGCAAACAGTACCACTTTCACAGACTACGGGATATTAATACTCTTTCCAGCTGACTGACTTCCGTGAAAACTCGCAGCAAACACTGTGATTTTCAACTACAATTTTACATCCTAATACGTAATAGAACTGAACTATATTATGCCGCATGATCCAAAATATGTGTTCTAAGATTACAAGCCTCTCAAACATGACAACGTCCGACATCGTGACTGCTCAAACAAGACACATTCGGACATTACAACAATAGTAAAAAAAGAACGTAACAGAAGAACGAATGACCTCCCATCCCGACTGGGGCCCTCAATACTCATTCCAGTTATCGTACCCCCCTTCATCTACAAGTTCCAAGTTAGCACGCCGAATCAGCAAGCGAAAGAACCTGGACCATGGTAGAAATTTACGTaccttctcccttctcttcctcatcttcttcctcatactcttccttctcgtcctccatcGCAACTAGACCGGCCGTTGAACTGCCTGTCAATCCAAGCCCTCGTAAAACATCGTAATTGACACGACCAGAGAACTGCTTGGACTTGATGACAGACTGTACAGCTTGATCAGAGGACTTGTAGGGACCTTTATGAGGAGCGGTACGCCTGCGTTTTGGCTGTAAAGGAGACTCGCGTTGGCAACCAAGAATGACGTTAAATCAGGGGAAGTTGAGCGCACCTTGTTTTTGGAAGGATCGTTACCTCTGGCTCTTTGGAGGGCAGctcttttttcttgtttctcTATAGAAAAATCGATCAGTATAAGGAGCCTTTGGTAATGCTATGCAAAtatttgcctttttcttcttccaaccaTTTACCATTCGAGCTCAACCacatccttgcccttgcttGCTTGGCGTCTTCATCCAAGACAAACACAGCCTCTAGttcgtcatcatccaaatcatccaaaTCCGTATTCAGCTGCCTTGCGTTTTTCTCTCTTAACCACCTCGCCCTCTTTAccgcctccatctccagGTACACCTCTTTCGGGTCCCTATTTCCCCACCACATCTTGATACGATTGGCCATATTAGCTTGATAGAGGTTCTTCTCGCCGTGGAAATATTTTTCTTCGAAAAAGGTAATGACAgctgcttcatcatcccaaGCATCGAATAATCCAGGCTTCTTCGCTGCGGCTTCAGCTTGGCTGACCGTCTTTAATTGGGTAGGCTCGGCGATGGCgtcaccatcttcatcgacttcatcctcttcatcctcatcctccagctTTTCCGCATCAGACGCCAACTGCTCCAGCTCGTCCATGTCAATATCTTCCACCGTGTCCTCCTGACCAAAGCCTTTGATACCTTTGAGCAGATCTGTCCTGTCGCGCCGCCGTTCTTCCCGAGCTTGAGTTGGGTCATCTCGCGCCGACTCGAGTTGTTGGACATAATCCGAAGGAGCGAGCGGGTCCAAAGTGTCGtcttcgtcgtcttcgACGGAAACGACGTTGGCGTACTCGAAATCATGAGCAGCAGCTTGGAGAGCGCCGGTCATTTGGTCATCGTCGTTGGGTGCATGACTTTTGTCTTTATTTAATTTTGCCCTCTTGATTGGtcggccttcttcatccacatcctcttcatcctcctcatcctcatcgttTTCACCATTCAAGAACAGGCGTTTCCGTTCTTCTTGTGCCCgttttctttcttgttcCCTGACAATGGGCGGTTTTTCCATCTCACTAACCTCATCTAGCTGTGATTCACTCAACGATCTCCATTCGCCCACGGTCTTCTTTGCCATATCCGTCTGAGCGAACTCCAGAAGTCTTTTCTTGATCGTGTTTGGATGCACCTTGACCACTTGCGCAACCTCGTCTGGAGTCCTCAAGAAGttgctcatcctccccgCAATGATCAAACAAGCACCACAGACACCCGCCGGGCGTCGACCTTGGGTCATCCAATCGGCACGGAAACGACGAACGAGACGCGAAGCATCGGCCGCGACAGTGTTTACTTGGGCGCCAAAATTGAGACGATGAGCGAAACGAAGGTTGTAAATTGCTGGGTCGACTTCAGGCATGGGGtcaaggagattgagggtGGATCTGAGTTTCAGATAAGTAGCACCGAGCTCAAAGACGTTAATCTATCGATCAGCTATGTTAGCCGTAGTGCACTCAGCCGGGCATTTCTGCTTAAAACTTACACCCTTGTGCTCACTGAAGTCAATGAGCATGTGCGCATCTTTCTTGAGTCGACACTGAAGATACAGACAACTCGCAATGATGTAGTCGGTTTTACGACCGCGATTGAATTTATTATCGACAGCTAGCGAGAAGAATCGTATAGCGCCGCGAGTGATAGCCGAACTCAAATGCATTTGTCGCGAAAGAGCTTCGATCCTTGATGCACCTGGATGAAATTAACATATGCTCGTTCATGGAGCAACAAAGGAACACACCTTGGGCCTTGATGTTTTCGATATTTTGCTGTCCACTTCGACCGCCACGCGAACCAGCAACACCAGTTGCGTAATTCGACACGAAAGTACCTTGCACATGGACACGACCCCCAGCAGACTCGGCAAAACCAACTTCAGAAACGAGAATACCTTCCTCAACGATCTGACCACATCGCTGACATCTGAGAAGTGCGTGAGCAACTGCGATTAGGTAGAAAGACGAAAGACATACACGATGTTACCGGCGCTTAAATCTGTCTCCAGCTGTCCATCCGGCCCACACTGTGGACATCGCTGGACAGACATGTCGAATATGTGACCGTTTACTGCTTGGATGATACGGCAGGTAGGGAATCAATGGAAATTTTGTAGATCGTCGGGGACAAAAGGCAAAATGACAGATGGGTGGTAAAGGATTGAACGCAGAGCCAGTTTTCTGCTCCATGATCGCGGAAGAATTTATTTGCCCCTCGTCGTCGTTATGTTGATGGAATTCTCGGAAGGTCACGTGACTCCGTCTCTCGGAAGATTAAGTTCTGTTTATCGGGCCGAGATTCGTCAAGGGTCGGTGAGTTTAGGCGGTTCAAGCAGCATATATATCTTGCTCTTCCGttattcttcctttcttgtTTTCTGATCTTACCCCCTGCGCGCATTTAGCCTGAGGTCTCTGTATTCATATCTGACAAGGGACGCCAATACCACAGATCTCTTGTATAGAAATAATATATCATTCAAGGCAACAGCATGATCTCCCAAGTAAATCTTCCAGCGAACATCGAATATGTCATCTTCGACATGGATGGCCTTTTGAGTACGCATCAATTCCCTCTTTCGCTCTAAAATGGTGAATTCATATGTAATGCTGATCACTCCTAACAGTGTAAGCTTGAAGCGACTTGCAGTTTAAAGTCGCATACTAACGACGTCACGATCTTGATAGAGATTCTGAGGTTTGTTTGATTGACGGCAAAGATTTCTGCCAATGATAGCTGCTGACTAATATTCTCAGAAAATT
This DNA window, taken from Cryptococcus tetragattii IND107 chromosome 6, whole genome shotgun sequence, encodes the following:
- a CDS encoding 40S ribosomal protein uS11 — its product is MAPKKVRAPQEAAVSLGPQVAEGENVFGVAHIFASFNDTFVHVTDLTGKETISRVTGGMKVKADRDESSPYAAMLAAQDVAAKCKEVGITALHVKLRATGGTGTKQPGPGGQAALRALARAGMRIGRIEDVTPTPSDSTRRKGGRRGRRL